One genomic segment of Gammaproteobacteria bacterium includes these proteins:
- a CDS encoding DUF427 domain-containing protein: MQAIWNNTIIADSAETIVVEGNHYFPPDSIRAEYFQESDTHSKCFWKGVASYKHLSVNGEVNKDAAWYYPNPKDKAKQITGYYAFWKGVEIVE; the protein is encoded by the coding sequence ATGCAAGCCATCTGGAACAATACCATCATCGCCGATAGTGCTGAAACCATTGTGGTCGAAGGCAATCATTACTTCCCGCCCGACTCAATTCGAGCGGAATATTTTCAAGAGTCCGATACGCATTCGAAATGTTTCTGGAAAGGTGTTGCGAGTTATAAACACCTCAGCGTAAATGGAGAAGTGAATAAAGACGCGGCCTGGTACTACCCGAATCCAAAAGACAAGGCTAAACAAATTACTGGTTATTATGCTTTTTGGAAAGGCGTGGAAATAGTTGAATAG
- a CDS encoding NADP-dependent oxidoreductase: MSQLMNKQWIMTSRPADMVARDNFKFQEVPVPELKDGEMLVKNLYMSFDPTLRAWMNERDTYVKAIAIGEVMRCNAVGEVVESKLDGFEKGDRVMGGIGWQEYCVTTGENIMPFQKVPTNVPPTMPLSILGITGLTAYFGMLDVADLKEGQTVVVSGAAGATGSVAAQIAKLKGCTVIGIAGGPVKSKFLTEELGLDHAIDYKNDDVKAKLKEYCPKGIDRYFDNVGGPILDMVLDRIALKGKVVLCGAISDYNSKDVFGPKNYTRLIVMRGSMQGFIILDYAKRFPEAIAGLSKWVMEGKIKFQEDLQEGLENAPEAFQRIFTGKNIGKQLLKVADPAS; this comes from the coding sequence ATGAGCCAGTTAATGAACAAACAATGGATTATGACCTCTCGCCCTGCCGATATGGTTGCCCGCGACAATTTCAAATTTCAGGAAGTCCCGGTTCCCGAGCTAAAAGACGGCGAAATGCTGGTGAAAAACCTGTACATGTCTTTCGACCCGACTTTGCGTGCCTGGATGAATGAGCGCGATACCTATGTCAAAGCCATTGCTATTGGTGAGGTCATGCGTTGTAACGCGGTGGGTGAAGTGGTGGAATCAAAACTGGACGGTTTTGAGAAAGGTGACCGCGTTATGGGGGGAATTGGATGGCAAGAATATTGTGTGACCACGGGTGAGAACATCATGCCTTTTCAAAAAGTGCCCACCAATGTTCCACCCACCATGCCCCTGAGTATTCTTGGCATCACCGGGCTCACGGCCTACTTTGGCATGCTGGATGTGGCCGACTTGAAAGAAGGTCAAACCGTTGTGGTATCAGGCGCTGCCGGTGCCACAGGCTCGGTAGCAGCCCAGATCGCCAAACTCAAAGGTTGTACCGTGATCGGTATTGCCGGCGGCCCGGTGAAATCCAAATTCTTAACCGAAGAGTTAGGGCTGGATCACGCCATTGATTACAAGAACGATGATGTCAAAGCGAAGTTAAAAGAATATTGTCCCAAGGGTATAGACCGTTATTTTGATAATGTGGGTGGTCCGATCCTGGATATGGTTTTGGATCGTATCGCCTTAAAAGGCAAAGTTGTCTTGTGTGGCGCCATCTCCGATTACAATTCCAAAGATGTCTTTGGGCCCAAAAATTATACCCGCTTGATAGTTATGCGCGGCAGCATGCAAGGATTCATTATTCTGGATTATGCCAAGCGTTTTCCGGAAGCGATTGCAGGCCTGTCCAAATGGGTGATGGAAGGCAAAATTAAATTCCAGGAAGATCTGCAAGAAGGCCTGGAGAATGCACCTGAAGCCTTTCAGCGAATTTTTACTGGCAAGAACATCGGAAAACAACTGCTCAAGGTTGCTGACCCTGCGAGTTGA
- a CDS encoding GNAT family N-acetyltransferase, whose amino-acid sequence MSDSQVIFRKATLPDVPELMALIACASRALSAADYSNTQIEAAIGTVWGVDEELIRDQTFIVATILQDEVEKIVGCGGWSKRAKLFGASEGNESSPLLDPQNDASRIRAFFVHPEWSRQGIGREIIRICEHEARQAGFTKMELMATLPGYRLYRSCGYLGDEITPCGSNEFNTHDCVPMWKSLI is encoded by the coding sequence ATGTCAGATAGCCAGGTCATTTTTCGTAAGGCCACATTACCGGATGTGCCGGAATTGATGGCTCTGATCGCCTGCGCCTCACGAGCCTTGTCAGCGGCCGATTACTCCAATACTCAGATCGAAGCCGCCATTGGTACCGTGTGGGGCGTGGACGAAGAGCTGATCCGGGACCAGACCTTCATTGTGGCAACCATCCTGCAGGATGAGGTCGAAAAAATTGTTGGCTGTGGTGGCTGGAGCAAACGCGCGAAACTGTTTGGCGCCTCTGAAGGCAATGAATCCTCTCCATTACTGGACCCGCAGAACGATGCCTCGCGTATTCGGGCTTTTTTTGTGCACCCGGAATGGTCCAGACAAGGTATTGGACGCGAGATAATCCGGATCTGTGAACACGAAGCTCGCCAGGCCGGGTTCACTAAAATGGAATTAATGGCGACCTTGCCGGGATACCGTTTGTATAGATCATGTGGTTATCTGGGTGATGAAATAACCCCGTGTGGATCGAACGAGTTTAATACGCATGATTGTGTGCCGATGTGGAAATCACTAATCTAG